The genomic interval AACAGACCCTGGTAATCTGGCTCATGTCTCCTCTAGATTTTCTCAACATTGTCATGAATTATGTTTGAACTGCAGAAGACACTCCATCCACAATCAAAGATAATTTATAGCTCTATACTTTTACTGTATGTCAACAATTGACATATGGAATATGGAAAACTACAGACTGGAATCTCTTCTTCCATTCATTGCGAAGACACTTGAGGGAGTTGTGTTCAACCAAGCCTCTACCATCCCTACACAGCACAGTCTGACAACAACCAGTCTGGTTTTTTGGAGGGGTGAGGTGTCTTAGACGCAACATCTAgctactggggtacctcagggctcagtgcttggaccgcttctcttctccatctacatgtcattTTTGCtatcactgctatgctgatgacacacaactctacctctcattccaaCCAGATGATCCAACAGTAGCTGCTCGCATCTCAGCCTGCCAGACAGACATTTCTtgctggatgaaggaccaccaccttcaactcaaccttgtCAAGACAGAGCTGCTTGTGTTCTCagccaacccaacacttcatcacaacTTCATTCAGCTAGGTTTGTCAACCATAACTCCAtccaggacagccaggaaccttGGAGATGTGATTGAGGATCAGTTAAACTTCAGATATCACATTGCTAGAACTGcccggtcctgcagatttgccttatacaacattaggaagatcGGGCCCTTCCTATCGGAGCATTCCACACAACTCCTCttccaagctcttgttctatccagactggactattgtaaagATCTCTTGGCAGTCCTTCCAGCATGTACTGTCTAACCTctgcaactgatccagaatgaacgattaaatgtaaatgtatctaTTTTCATgaaggagaaacatctgagacaaagtaTCTTTAAAAAGTTCAGGCTCTGGATAGTTATTCATGAAGCTCATAACCCAAAATGATAATGAATAATCTTTTATGTCACAATTCAGGAATCAGAAACACTGAGATGAGAATTTCTGAGCAGAAACCTTGAGCTTGCAGAACAGGAAGATCAGAGAGAAAATAACAAGTGCGAAGAGTCGAAATCTCTCtgatgatatttttaataagcATCCATGCTGTCTATTGTGTTTATGTTCAATATGTTTGCCCATTACTACACACACAGACTCATGAACACAGCGTCCACAATCACAAAGAGACAGAACGACACATgagatggtgtgtgtgtgatatactGTATTTGACATGATGTTGGCTTAATATCAAGCACACACCTGACAGGACTGATATCAGCAGATATATGCTGTTACTCACATACAGACAGAGGAGAGAACAATAAAACATCAGATctctttaaagtcagcatgaaaagGAAGTTGAGTTAGTtatttcttctctattgtgtcgtatatcagagtgaaacgcttctcaaacaagaacaaatgtagggcggggcttgattttgtctgtggggaattgattggatggttgtggtttgctattggtggatctcatgtgagtgacaggttgccccgccctcatcatcagagaagagatgctgcaagagggaggagaagatattctgattcaagattaccagaacatgaatttaacacaataatgatgatgtgcacagataaatcaaacactgcaatattccacaaAAACAAGAATGGTCTGTTTctatttcatggtgactttaagtcTCAACAGAGTTTAACCTGTGATAATGAGCagcaaatgtctttaatgttatATTCATCTCTACCCTCTTGTTGGCCGTAAATCGTCTGGACGTGCACTTTTATAAAAGGAAGTTTATTGATTatgttatttctttttatttaggTATTAATTTAGGTTATGGTTAGGTTGggttatattatatcatatatattgTTAAAGAACAATTTTGTAAGAATTTTCTTccatatctgtgtgtgtgtgtgtgtgtgtgtgtgtgtgtgtgtgtatgtgagagagagagagagagagagcgcccTCTACCGTCAGCGGTCACTATGGTAACGTCAGTGTCATCACCGGAGCCGCAGACAAATGGCAGAACGCGCTGAACATCAGGCGCGGTGAACGCAATGAAATCACGCGTTAGCAGATGGATGCGGACAAACAGACATCAGAAGTGTCATCTCTGAGGATCATTAGACGGACACTGGAATATCCGTTATTCAAGATGCCGTGGATTGTGCCTTTTCTCCGTTTCTACTCGAACTTTCCATTAACTTGCGTTCTTTTTCTACATCTGTCTGCAGTGCACGGTGAATGCGCGCGTCCGCCGGTGGATAACAGACGACGgacatgtttttactccttAGGAATACAGATCCGCTCCTGAGAATGTCAGATAGTGATGCATCATGATCGTGTCGCGTCTGTGTGTGTTATGATCAGAGGTATGATCGGGCTGATTGATGGAGGatcgatgatgatgatgacgatgatggGCAGATGCGCGTGCACACACTCACAATCACAAACATCACCTGGCAGCTCAGTTTAATGGATTACAGACAACTAGGTCGGATTTTTCTTACAAATGAATGGATTACTGACTCACACCTCACACCACACATCACTCATCATCTCATTCTCTCTGCAGATTTCAGATTGGACATTTTCTGAGCTCTTTACCACATGTAAGTTCACTGCTGTTCACAGGCTgatgttaaaggggtcatgacaggACTTTTACAGAAATTTAGTAATACGTGACCGATTTCTCTCAGTTTTGAGCTGCAGTTCagtgttctgattggctgaagtcTTTAGGTGTTTTGAATCCCTGCTGTAGGTGTTTTCATGACAGTGATTCATGTGGTTAAAATGGTGAAAAATAGTATAATGGTTAAAAAAACCTGCACGTTTCTTGTCTTTTACAACCACTGCTACTAATATCAGCAACGGAAATAATCAGTTTCTAGAATTTGACTATATTGTAATACAATAGTAGCATTATGTTAACGTTTAGTTAAAACTAAATTGCGTCCTAATTTGCATACTTGTGCACTATTCTCTGCTGCTTTGTAGTATATATAGTGCGATTAGTGTTCACTCTGAAaaatccaaaaagaaaaagtgcacttcagATAACGGgatgatgcacttaattaaagaaaaacaaagtgtggaatGCCAAacacttaaagtccccctgtagtatCCATTAAAACTcttttgatcaccaaaatgacatatttaaacattttttcctatGAAAAAATTTTCATGCCtcaaaatagcttgaatgtaactctacacccttcatttagtatacacagatctatgaatatgctaattagccccaccacgagctcagagatccgcttggtcaacttactgaggtacaacgtcagacacataacggtaattaatatgattagcattttgcttaatgtgttgctaatgttacacaaaccatgttcccattcacgagtcagacagtgtcttctaacaatcagtatccttagaaacactttaaacaactcagaacgtcagtggagaaaggcatatagttcatcataacaccATAATATACATCAAACActtgctatattgctaaatataCCCAAATTTTcctatcaacagaaaaatataccaggataaccctttttgagactcccctgcttcagagcagtcatagttaatgatatgctaaagcccgcccacacattgatgtgattggttacaaggttaGTTTGTGACGcaagaaacaccagcgatttcaaaccacgtttttgaaactgtctttagatcactaaAAAAattcagcaatggtgttgacttatgaatttgcacatggtttgtcttaaagcaacaccacatagacatataaacaacattaaaaactttatttttcaccacagggggactgtAATGCAGATCGAGTTAGTTCCAGCTGCttgtattgtaatatttattgtacattcaaatgatatatgtttatgtttattatttccTGCATAATCAcatatataaagaaatatatttgttAGATCAATTAATTACCTGTCATTAGTGTGCAGTAAACACACCCATTTTAATGATTTCATATATTGCTTATCCTGCCTAAATGCAGCTAACATCCGAAGTAACAATTCATTTACATACAAATGTCCTCAAATTAATCCTGTGCGACTGATACGAAGCAAATTGGGTGATTTTAGGTCAAGGTTTTGCCCTCTGTCCGTTGGGAATCATGATATAGCAGCTCGAACACTCCCGAAGAATTATACAAatcataaatacacacacacacacacacacacacacaaatatacgtTCAATTAATTGTAGCAGCGTGCATGTGGAATATAACCTGAGAGATGAGTGAAAggtagagaaagagagaaagtgtAGAAGCAGAGAGACGATACTGAGCTCTGGTCTAATGTTGCCCAGGTTGGCAGAGTTtagagaggaagaggaggaatcAGGAGCTGAGACCAGAGAGAAGAGACATACGTGACAGTCTTCTTTGTGTCATTTCCTTGACCATGAGACCAAAACCAAATCTGAGACAGTCAGACTGTCAATCATCAGGCTGCTGTACTGAAGGTGTGCCATCAGCAACAGCCTGTAGAGCTTGACACAATCAGCACCTTTAAGGAAGAGGGAgctgtctttgttcattttaacccTACAATGGTGAATAATTGTAACTGGTTAAATACAGTTATAAATAAACTGACCTGGATCATCTCAAAAGCACAAACACTACAGTCTGTAGCAGCATTATACCcggaaacaaaaacaaataacactGAAAGTCAGCTCATTCTGCCATAAATATTACATCAGCAGATTAGACTGAAACATTAGAATGAAACCAGCGGTTTGCCGTCAGTCCAGTATCAGTTATCAATCAATGACAGTTTATTTGCAAGGCCTTCTGCACGGCTCATAAACAGTCTGTGCTGaaatgtgctgaacaaacaaaatCCTCCACTGAAGAGATCAGGTACTTCATTAAAATAAGCCTCAGCCCTCTTTCCTTATATCGATCCTTCTGAAGTAGAGAAATGGGTTTCCATAGCCAGGAGCAGTGAAATAATTCAATGTACAGAGAAAATTATGCATATTTgatgactttatttaattttatttaataattgtttgAGGATTTTTTTACCTATATTAGTTAGTCTAGTGTTGTTTTTGCTGTGATATCGAAATTGGTGTggagaattgtgaaatttcactggaATCAAACTTTTTGGTGGCGCAACAACCcaggaaaaaaaattctattgttatagtgaaatgaaaaatacaatacaGGATTTTGGTCATCTCACCCACCTCTGTCATAACccctttaatatcactttttttttttttatattggtaAGTTGCAAGAATTTCACTCATgttttgtttctatttttcAACAGCATATCAGGCTGCGGAAGCCAAAGAAAACGCTTGCTGTAGTCCAAGTCAATAACAACTGAAACAAGCAGATATTATCATTTGTATGCCATGAAAAAAATCCCTTTGAATGAGAAGGTGAAGTGGGAAGAAGCTGCCCAGATTAAATCAGGGGGGAAAGGAGCGTTATAGCCAGCAAGAAAAGGACAAAAAGGAAGATGTTGTGGACGGTGGCTTGGCGGTCCATAGGGTGGCCTACATTTGTAGCATCCCTATTTCTAGCAGTGGGACCTACATTCTCTGGAGTCTTTAATGCCTCAGGAAAAGATATTTTTAGTGACTTTGGACAGTTCCAGCTCACTGAGAACAGCCCAGCAGAGCTACGGAAACTCCAAGCCTCTAATCTTCATCCTAACTTGTACTTTAACCAAGACGATATACCACTGTTGAGGCAAAGGTCAACTACAACTCATAGCCACATTTTTAAAGCGATCCGGACAGCTGTGTTGACCATGCTCTCCACCGGCCCGCTCTACATGCCACCCACAAAGCATGTTGAGTTCACCAGCAAATGGAATGAGATTTATGGAAACAATCTCCCTCCTCTGGCCCTTTACTGTTTACTGTATCCCGAGGACACTGCTGCCATGCACTTCCTGATTAAGTTTATGGACCGAATGTCGGAATATCCGGACTGGAAAGTAACCAGCGCACCCAATGATGAAGTTCCAATGGCTCATTCGCTCACTGGATTTGCTACTGCTTTTGACTTCATCCACTCACTCCTGGACCAGCAGCGCCGAGACCTGTACTTAAAGAAGATTTGTACTGCAACCAGAGAGCTCTACGAGACATCAAAGTACCGGGGCTGGGGGAAACAGTTCCTTCAGAACCATCAAACCACTAATATTGTCGCTATTCTGACTGGAGCAATAGTTGTGGGCGCACATGACGTCACAGAGTCGATGGTTTGGAAACAGGTATCTGTAAATTACATGGAGAAGACAATGTTTCTGTTAAATCATGTGGTAGACGGCTCTCTGGACGAGGGAGTTGCATACGGGAGTTACACAGCAAAGTCAATTACGCAGTATGTTTTCCTAGCGCAGCGCCACTTCAAAGTAGACAACACACAGAACAACTGGCTGCGCACTCATTTCTGGTTTTATTACGCCACTTTGCTTCCAGGGTTCCAGAGGACGGTTGGTATAGGGGACTCAAACTATAACTGGTTCTACGGACCAGAGAGCCAGTTAGTCTTTTTAGATTCTTTTGTGATCAAAAACGGGTCAGGGAATTGGCTGGCACAGCAGATTAGGAAGCACAGGCCTAAAGACGGTCCCATGGGTCAGTCCTTGGCCCAGCGCTGGACAACACTTCACACAGAGTTTATCTGGTATAACCCCGACCTTACACCACAACCACCTTATGGCTACAATAAGGCCAAGATGCACATATTCTCAAACTGGGGTGTGGTGACTTACGGGGCTGGTTTATCTGTTGCCCAAGGCAACACCTTTGTCTCTTTTAAGTCTGGAAAGCTGGGTGGCCGGGCAGTGTTTGACATTGTCCATGCCAAGCCTTACTCATGGGTGGACGGTTGGAACAGCTTCAACCCCGGTCATGAGCACCCCGACCAAAACTCATTTACTTTCGCCCCGAATGGGCAAGTATTTGTTTCCGAGGCTTTATACGGCCCCAAATACAGCTTCTTAAACAACGTGTTAGTGTTCAGCCCTTCTCCGACAAGCCAGTGTAATGTCCCTTGGGAAGGACAGCTTGGCGAATGTGCCAAGTGGCTGCGCTGGACAGACGAAGGGGTCGGAGACTCGGCAGGAGAGCTGATCGCCGCTTCTGCCCACGGAGACTCTATGTTTGTGAGCGGGGAAGCGGCCGCTGCGTATTCCTCCGCCATGAGACTGAAGAGTGTGTACCGAGCCCTGCTTCTCCTCAACTCACAGACTCTCCTGGTGGTTGACCATGTTGAGAAAAGAGACGACTCACCAGTGAACATGGTCAGCGCGTTCTTTCACAATCTGGATATTGACTTTAAGTATGTGCCCCatagtttcacagacaggtaCAATGGGGCGTTGATGGACGTCTGGGATGCTCATTACAAAATGTTCTGGTTTGACAGTCAGGGACACAGTCCTGATACACAGATACAGGAGGCTGAGCAGGAGGCAGAGTTTAAAAAGAGGTGGACACAGTTTATCAACGTCACCTTTCCTTTCACAGATTCGGTGAGTAGAATGGCGTATGTGATGCACGGGCCTTACGTGAAAGTTTCCGACTGTAGGTTCGTTGAAAGCAGTAAGAGTGGGCTCAAACTTTCTCTCGTTATCAACAACACTGAGAAAATTGTTTCAATAGTTACAAATCACAGAGACAttggggcacgttcaagctaCCTGGGCTTTGGGGGTTACGCTAAGGTGGAAGACAGACATCATATTGTCCGGTTTGGCTTGGGGACGCAGCTTGTCTCCAAACAGACCAAGCTGCACAATCATCTGTTCGACTTTGGAGTTACGGTGAATGTTGCGGCTGGGGTAACACTGTGTGTAGCAATTGTTTTCTTGACCCTACAGCGCAAGTTTTACGTTTGCTTTAGCAGACTGATGCGTTACGCTTTGCTTTCTGTCTTAATGCTGTGGATAACCGAGCTCCTGTTCGTCTCAAACAGCTGTGATCAGCTCCTGTGTGGAGTAAAGTGGCGCGGATCCGCCACAGACCCGGAGCTCAGCAAACAAATGACACTTCATGACCAGCATCAGCTCCCTCTACCCACTGTAGTGATCACAACGCTGCCCGGCTCCGGGTCGGACATCCTTAAGCACCTTTTCTACAACAATACAGACTTTGTCTACCTACGCATCCCCACAGAACACTTGGATATACCTGAAACAGAGTTTGAGTTTGACTCTTTAGTAGATGCTTGTGAATGGACACGCTCAGAAGCCCAGTATGGGCGTTTTAAAATGATTCAGGGCTGGCTGCATTCACTGGTCCACAACACACACTTATTCCTGCAAAATATCCCACTCCATGACACCAGCCACATGAAACCGGCCCAAAGAGTCAGTCTCTCCCAGGACAAGAGGAAGAGACTGAGGAGACGAGAGTCCAAGGCTGAAATGAAAGGACGGGTGCGAGTCGACAGGGATGTGGAGTATGTGAGAGAGCTGAGGAGACACACGGTGGACTACCCTAACGCCCGTGTCGTCCTGAATCTGTGCAGCGGCAGCTGGGCTCTTAAGCTGCCCTTTCTCCAAGAAGTCATCGGCCCATCTCTGAGGGCCATCTACGTCGTCAGGGACCCTCGTGCATGGGTTTATCTGATGCTGTACAATAGCAAGCCTAGCCTTTACTCGCTCAAGAACATTCCTCAGCATCTAGCCCTCATTTTCAAACAAGATACGGTCAGTGACAGGTGTCCGACCGCATTCGCAGCCGAGTTCAGAACGCTGTGGCACCTCATATCCCGTTCAGAGACCAATCCTGTGTTGTTGCTGGCTCACCTGTGGCTTGCTCACACGGCCGCTGTCTTCAGAATCACATCTACCTTATCTGAAGAGTCCTATCTTCAAGTCAGGTTTGAGGATGTTGTAAATTATCCTCAAGACACAGCCGAGAAGATACACTCCTTCCTTGGAGTCCCCGTATCTCCTTCGGCCCTGAATCAGCTGATGTTCACCACCTCCACAAACTTGTATAACTTGATGTACGAAGGGGACATATCACCAGCCAGCATCAACATATGGAGGCGAAAAATGCCAAGGAGAGACATCAGACTCATAGAGAACACGTGTGGATTCCTGATGAGGCAGCTCGGGTATCACAGGTTCACTGATTAATTAGCTGCTGGCCAGCTGTTGTCCTCGATCCATGTATCTGATTGATCTGTTTGAGATTTGTGTTGTATTTTTGCACAAATTTGGGTTGCAAATCAAGtaaagtgaaaatgaaagaaatagGCACAAGAATTGAATGTCAGTCTGTGATTCTGCACCATGTCCAATCTAACATTTTGTACTACAATGCCTTCAGGACACCGTTTTAGATCAGTaagatgattttaaaatgttttatagtctcttctgctcaccaaggctgcattaatttgatcaaaaaatacagtaaaaacagtaatattgtgaaatattgcaaGCTAAAATAGCTggtttctatgtgaatatattgttaaaaacttttttttattattgtaaaagtatttcacaatattactgtttttactgtatttttgatcaaataaatggagccttggtaagcagaagagactcttttgaaaacattaaaaaatcttaccaatctAAAACTTTTGAGCggaagtgtgtgtatatatatatatatatatatatatatacacacacacacacacacacacacacatagtgtgtctaagagagagagaattcatCAAGGACgtattaaattgttcaaaagtgacagtaaagagtGAGATATTCACATTAGTATCCTTTATATTCAACACTGTGTTTCCTGTTGTATGATACCAGTGAAATAATCGCAGTGAGATTGTGATTAAGCACTATCTACTGTACGTACAGTGGTGTGCAGGTTAAAAATTAAAGCTTTGCTCCCATAGTCACATGATGTAAGTCCAACGGTTGAAGAATTGTTGGGTGAAATATCAACTGTTCATATCCACAATAGAGTAGCTCTTTATGCTGTAATCAGATATTGAATGATTGATGAGTTTGCTAATTTTTGGGACCTTTCTTTTTATAGATTAGGTTTTGTGGGCTGAAACAATGTTTTAAGAATGGCAAATTACACAGAATTATTATTGAGCGAGAATTTCTTCATTTCACTCAGCATGAAACAGTACGTGTTCatagaatgtttttgttttattgttttctcGGCGAAGACACTGTAATATCTGCCCTTTATCTGTGTCCACATCATCTACAAACCCGTCATGAAAACATGCTCTTTCTCAGCCAGAGGGTTTGAGGGTTGTGTTTCCGTCTCAGTGGCCTTGATCTCAGAC from Ctenopharyngodon idella isolate HZGC_01 chromosome 23, HZGC01, whole genome shotgun sequence carries:
- the LOC127506411 gene encoding dermatan-sulfate epimerase-like protein — protein: MLWTVAWRSIGWPTFVASLFLAVGPTFSGVFNASGKDIFSDFGQFQLTENSPAELRKLQASNLHPNLYFNQDDIPLLRQRSTTTHSHIFKAIRTAVLTMLSTGPLYMPPTKHVEFTSKWNEIYGNNLPPLALYCLLYPEDTAAMHFLIKFMDRMSEYPDWKVTSAPNDEVPMAHSLTGFATAFDFIHSLLDQQRRDLYLKKICTATRELYETSKYRGWGKQFLQNHQTTNIVAILTGAIVVGAHDVTESMVWKQVSVNYMEKTMFLLNHVVDGSLDEGVAYGSYTAKSITQYVFLAQRHFKVDNTQNNWLRTHFWFYYATLLPGFQRTVGIGDSNYNWFYGPESQLVFLDSFVIKNGSGNWLAQQIRKHRPKDGPMGQSLAQRWTTLHTEFIWYNPDLTPQPPYGYNKAKMHIFSNWGVVTYGAGLSVAQGNTFVSFKSGKLGGRAVFDIVHAKPYSWVDGWNSFNPGHEHPDQNSFTFAPNGQVFVSEALYGPKYSFLNNVLVFSPSPTSQCNVPWEGQLGECAKWLRWTDEGVGDSAGELIAASAHGDSMFVSGEAAAAYSSAMRLKSVYRALLLLNSQTLLVVDHVEKRDDSPVNMVSAFFHNLDIDFKYVPHSFTDRYNGALMDVWDAHYKMFWFDSQGHSPDTQIQEAEQEAEFKKRWTQFINVTFPFTDSVSRMAYVMHGPYVKVSDCRFVESSKSGLKLSLVINNTEKIVSIVTNHRDIGARSSYLGFGGYAKVEDRHHIVRFGLGTQLVSKQTKLHNHLFDFGVTVNVAAGVTLCVAIVFLTLQRKFYVCFSRLMRYALLSVLMLWITELLFVSNSCDQLLCGVKWRGSATDPELSKQMTLHDQHQLPLPTVVITTLPGSGSDILKHLFYNNTDFVYLRIPTEHLDIPETEFEFDSLVDACEWTRSEAQYGRFKMIQGWLHSLVHNTHLFLQNIPLHDTSHMKPAQRVSLSQDKRKRLRRRESKAEMKGRVRVDRDVEYVRELRRHTVDYPNARVVLNLCSGSWALKLPFLQEVIGPSLRAIYVVRDPRAWVYLMLYNSKPSLYSLKNIPQHLALIFKQDTVSDRCPTAFAAEFRTLWHLISRSETNPVLLLAHLWLAHTAAVFRITSTLSEESYLQVRFEDVVNYPQDTAEKIHSFLGVPVSPSALNQLMFTTSTNLYNLMYEGDISPASINIWRRKMPRRDIRLIENTCGFLMRQLGYHRFTD